From the genome of Vicia villosa cultivar HV-30 ecotype Madison, WI linkage group LG2, Vvil1.0, whole genome shotgun sequence, one region includes:
- the LOC131648199 gene encoding vicilin-like seed storage protein At2g28490 — translation MGNRVTLLIMLLVLCHGVAMTMALWGMETEDIENDSHSKPKKMFLLQNSKRLVKTDAGEMSVLKSYGGRVSERQLHVGFITMEPSSLFVPQYLDSTLILFVRSGEAKVGFIYNDKLAERELKNGDVYQIPAGSTFYLSNIGDGQTLHIICSIDPSESLGVGIFQSFYIGGGANPVSVLSGFHPHILEAAFNVSGVELGRFFTRRHDGPIVHVGDSHAKASSLWTKFLQLKEDEKLHHMKKMMQDQDEEEENDDGEVKQKTSWSWRKLLKTVLGHELPKKKTDLYSHHSPHSCNLYDRKPDYKNSYGSSVTVDGSDYSPLKSSGVGIYHVNLKAGSMMTPHVNPRATEYGVVVKGSGRIQILFPNGSNAMDTEIKEGDVFFVPRYFPFCQIASSNEPLDFFGFTTSSKKNKSQFLVGASSLMKTMMGPELAASFGVSEDRLENILNAQHEAVILPTPWTKHEQQSYDNKVDFEMPPKVETIMT, via the exons atgggaaatagAGTGACCCTTTTGATCATGCTTCTTGTTCTTTGTCATGGTGTGGCCATGACAATGGCATTGTGGGGGATGGAAACAGAAGATATAGAAAATGACTCACATTCGAAGCCAAAGAAAATGTTCTTGTTGCAAAACTCCAAGCGTTTGGTGAAGACTGATGCTGGGGAGATGAGTGTGTTAAAGAGTTATGGTGGTAGAGTTTCTGAGAGACAATTGCACGTTGGTTTCATTACTATGGAACCAAGCTCACTCTTTGTTCCTCAATATCTTGATTCCACTCTCATCTTGTTTGTCCGATCGGGGGAAGCGAAGGTGGGATTCATATATAATGATAAACTGGCTGAGAGGGAATTGAAGAACGGTGATGTGTATCAAATCCCAGCTGGTTCGACATTCTATTTGTCGAATATTGGAGATGGACAAACTCTGCATATTATTTGCAGCATTGATCCATCAGAGAGTTTAGGAGTTGGAATTTTCCAG TCTTTCTATATTGGAGGAGGTGCCAATCCAGTGTCAGTACTTTCCGGATTCCATCCTCATATCCTTGAAGCTGCTTTTAAT GTATCAGGAGTAGAGTTAGGAAGATTCTTCACAAGGAGACATGATGGTCCAATTGTGCATGTTGGTGATTCACATGCCAAGGCTTCAAGTTTATGGACCAAATTCCTTCAACTAAAAGAGGATGAGAAGTTGCACCACATGAAGAAAATGATGCAAGatcaagatgaggaagaagaaaatGATGATGGTGAAGTTAAGCAAAAAACAAGTTGGTCTTGGAGGAAGCTATTGAAAACTGTCCTTGGCCATGAGCTACCGAAGAAGAAAACCGATCTTTATAGCCATCACTCCCCTCACTCTTGCAATCTCTATGATAGAAAACCAGATTACAAAAATAGTTACGGCTCGAGCGTTACTGTAGATGGTTCCGATTATTCTCCACTCAAATCTTCTGGTGTTGGCATTTATCACGTTAATCTCAAAGCG GGATCGATGATGACACCGCATGTAAACCCTAGGGCGACCGAGTATGGCGTAGTGGTAAAAGGCTCAGGTAGAATCCAAATACTGTTTCCAAATGGAAGCAATGCAATGGACACAGAAATAAAAGAAGGAGATGTTTTCTTCGTACCAAGATACTTTCCATTCTGTCAAATAGCATCAAGTAATGAACCACTAGATTTCTTTGGTTTCACAACTTCTTCAAAGAAGAACAAGTCACAGTTTTTGGTGGGTGCTTCATCACTTATGAAGACCATGATGGGACCTGAACTTGCtgcttcttttggagttagtgagGATAGATTGGAAAACATCCTCAATGCACAACATGAGGCTGTTATACTACCAACCCCATGGACTAAACATGAACAACAGAGCTATGACAACAAAGTGGATTTTGAGATGCCTCCAAAGGTAGAAACAATCATGACATGA